The following are encoded together in the Parabacteroides chongii genome:
- a CDS encoding DUF4923 family protein: MKKVWGLVVAISILLSVSGQAYGQSLKDILNSSTVKDAVTSVTGGKKLTVENLTGTWTYTNPAVQLEGDNALKNVAGSVAAGELEKKLKTYCAKVGIVEGMFNYVFNSDSTFTNALKKKTLKGTFSVNPDEKTVELKYALGGKLKVTTLTAHVVISGDELSLLFNADKLLDFLSKISSISDNSTLKLVNKLASEYDGMMLGFELKK; the protein is encoded by the coding sequence ATGAAAAAAGTGTGGGGATTAGTGGTTGCTATCAGCATCCTGCTGTCTGTATCCGGTCAGGCATACGGACAATCGTTGAAAGACATCTTGAATTCATCTACTGTAAAAGATGCGGTGACTTCTGTAACGGGTGGTAAAAAACTGACGGTAGAAAATCTGACGGGAACCTGGACGTATACGAATCCGGCTGTCCAGCTGGAAGGAGATAATGCCTTGAAGAATGTAGCCGGAAGTGTGGCAGCCGGTGAACTGGAAAAGAAGTTGAAAACATATTGCGCCAAAGTGGGTATTGTTGAGGGGATGTTCAATTATGTATTCAATAGTGACAGTACATTTACGAATGCGTTGAAGAAGAAAACCTTGAAAGGTACTTTCTCTGTTAATCCGGATGAGAAGACGGTTGAGTTGAAATATGCTTTGGGTGGAAAACTGAAAGTAACTACGCTGACAGCTCATGTCGTTATCTCCGGTGATGAGTTGTCCTTGCTTTTCAATGCCGATAAGTTACTGGATTTTCTGTCGAAGATATCTTCTATCTCTGATAATTCCACGTTGAAGTTGGTTAATAAACTGGCCAGTGAATATGATGGGATGATGCTGGGATTTGAATTGAAGAAATAA
- a CDS encoding aspartate:alanine exchanger family transporter — MFETLLQSSYFSLFLIVALGFILGRIQIKGLSLDVSAVIFIALLFGHFGVTIPKELGNIGLVLFIFTIGIQAGPGFFDSFRSKGKTLIIITLLIIGSASLTGIIFKYALGIDTPSIVGLIAGALTSTPGLAVAIDTTQSSSASIAYGIAYPFGVIGVILFIKLLPKILRIDLNAEAQALEAKRKSKYPPLHTAAFRIINSNICDKTLAQLQLRSMTGAVVSRIKHNEKTSIPTANTVLKEGDLIKAVGNDKSLEQLEILVGERIKEDLPFNSTQELQSMLVTNKNILNKTLGYLNLQSTFNCTVTRVRRSGIDLPPEPDLTLKFGDKLMIAGEKEDLKEVGQVLGNDEKKLSDTDFFPIAAGIVLGVLFGKLNLSFSDSFSFSPGLTGGILMVALILSAIGKTGPIVWSMSGSANQLLRQLGLLLFLAEVGTSAGVNLVSTFQESGWTLFGVGMAITMVPMLIALIFGYWVFKINILDLIGTVAGGMTSTPGLAAADSMTDSSAPSIAYATVYPIAMVFLILSIQLIANLIV, encoded by the coding sequence ATGTTTGAAACATTGCTTCAATCGTCTTATTTTTCTTTGTTTCTGATCGTTGCATTAGGATTTATTCTGGGCAGGATACAGATCAAAGGGCTTTCACTAGACGTTTCTGCCGTTATTTTTATTGCACTTCTGTTCGGGCACTTCGGAGTAACTATCCCCAAGGAATTAGGTAACATCGGTTTGGTACTATTCATTTTCACCATTGGTATCCAGGCTGGTCCCGGATTCTTCGATTCTTTCCGTTCAAAAGGTAAAACACTGATTATCATTACCCTACTTATTATCGGATCAGCCAGTCTGACAGGAATCATTTTTAAATATGCCCTTGGCATCGATACCCCGAGTATCGTCGGACTGATTGCCGGAGCACTGACCAGTACGCCCGGTTTGGCGGTAGCCATCGATACCACCCAATCTTCTTCAGCTTCTATCGCCTATGGTATCGCCTATCCTTTCGGCGTGATCGGTGTGATTTTATTTATCAAATTATTACCCAAAATACTCCGTATCGATTTGAATGCCGAAGCACAGGCACTGGAAGCCAAACGGAAAAGCAAATATCCCCCGCTCCATACTGCCGCATTCCGTATTATCAACAGCAATATCTGCGATAAGACACTGGCTCAATTGCAACTGCGTAGCATGACAGGAGCTGTTGTTTCCCGCATCAAACACAATGAAAAAACATCTATCCCTACAGCTAATACGGTTTTAAAAGAGGGAGATTTGATTAAAGCCGTCGGAAACGATAAGTCATTGGAGCAACTGGAAATATTAGTAGGTGAACGCATCAAGGAAGATCTACCTTTTAATAGTACCCAGGAACTTCAGTCTATGCTGGTTACTAACAAAAACATACTAAATAAGACATTGGGATATTTAAACCTGCAAAGTACTTTTAACTGCACGGTAACACGTGTTCGCCGAAGTGGTATCGACCTTCCTCCCGAACCGGATCTGACTCTGAAATTTGGTGACAAACTGATGATTGCCGGAGAAAAGGAAGACTTGAAAGAAGTGGGACAGGTACTCGGTAATGACGAAAAGAAACTTTCCGACACCGATTTCTTCCCTATCGCAGCAGGTATCGTATTAGGAGTATTATTCGGAAAACTGAATCTCTCCTTTTCCGACTCATTCTCTTTCTCACCGGGACTGACCGGAGGTATCCTGATGGTGGCGCTTATTTTAAGTGCAATCGGAAAAACCGGACCGATCGTCTGGTCTATGTCAGGTTCCGCCAACCAGTTGTTACGTCAGCTGGGATTGTTATTATTCCTGGCTGAAGTAGGAACATCAGCCGGTGTCAATCTGGTATCCACCTTTCAGGAAAGCGGTTGGACGCTATTCGGGGTCGGAATGGCGATAACCATGGTTCCGATGCTCATCGCCCTCATTTTCGGATACTGGGTATTTAAAATCAATATCCTCGACCTGATCGGTACAGTTGCCGGAGGTATGACCAGTACCCCTGGACTGGCTGCTGCAGACTCTATGACAGACAGTTCGGCTCCAAGTATTGCCTATGCAACCGTTTACCCTATTGCAATGGTTTTCCTGATTTTATCTATTCAGTTGATCGCAAATCTGATTGTCTGA
- a CDS encoding MFS transporter: MILQNRAISVNENDGLPLPKRYWAILATALGVGMSVIDGTIANVALPTIARDLGTSPSVTIWVVNAYQLAITISLLSFSSLGDIYGYRKIYLSGILLFSITSAICAFADSFWMLTAARILQGFGAAAITSVNTALLRIIYPKRFLGRGMGINALVVAVSIAAGPTIASIILSLGSWHWLFAINIPIGIAALAIGLMHLPDNPVKVTGRRFDKLSCLMNAVTFGLLIFSLEGIAHKENTTLIIAGIFALFVIGYFFVRRQLHEKFPLLPVDLMRIPIFSMSIGTSICSFTGQMLAMISLPFFLQGSLGRSDVTTGLLLTPWPLATMIMAPLAGRLVERIHAGILGGIGMTVFAAGLFLLAILPENPTNMDIVWRLFICGAGFGLFQTPNNSTIISSAPSNRSGGASGMLGTARLLGQTLGATLVAMIFNLVPNNSTQACLYLATGFAIVAAIVSSLRISQPRPLKGFK, translated from the coding sequence ATGATATTGCAAAATCGCGCCATATCTGTAAATGAGAACGACGGATTACCATTACCCAAGCGTTACTGGGCTATTTTAGCCACTGCCCTGGGAGTAGGAATGTCTGTGATAGACGGCACCATCGCCAATGTGGCTTTACCGACAATCGCCCGTGACCTGGGAACTTCACCGTCCGTAACGATCTGGGTAGTCAATGCTTATCAGCTGGCTATTACCATTTCGCTGCTCTCTTTCTCTTCGTTGGGAGACATTTACGGTTACCGGAAGATTTACTTATCAGGGATTTTGCTATTCAGCATCACGTCTGCCATCTGCGCCTTTGCCGATTCATTCTGGATGCTGACAGCCGCCCGTATCTTACAAGGATTCGGAGCAGCCGCAATCACAAGCGTGAATACGGCGCTGCTCCGGATCATCTATCCCAAACGTTTTCTAGGTCGTGGGATGGGTATCAACGCCCTTGTCGTTGCCGTATCGATTGCTGCCGGACCTACAATCGCTTCAATCATTCTCTCATTGGGTTCGTGGCATTGGCTTTTTGCCATCAATATCCCGATAGGAATTGCTGCACTCGCAATCGGACTGATGCACCTGCCTGACAATCCGGTAAAAGTAACCGGACGCCGTTTCGACAAGCTCAGTTGTCTGATGAACGCAGTCACCTTTGGTCTGCTTATATTCTCGTTAGAGGGTATTGCCCACAAAGAAAACACAACATTGATCATAGCCGGGATATTTGCATTGTTCGTGATCGGTTATTTCTTTGTACGCCGCCAACTGCATGAGAAGTTTCCGTTGCTGCCGGTCGACCTGATGCGTATCCCGATCTTCTCCATGTCGATCGGCACATCTATCTGTTCTTTCACCGGGCAAATGCTGGCAATGATCTCCCTCCCTTTTTTCCTTCAAGGTTCGTTGGGACGTAGCGATGTAACAACCGGATTACTTCTGACACCCTGGCCACTTGCCACTATGATCATGGCTCCACTTGCGGGTCGGTTGGTGGAACGTATCCATGCAGGTATATTAGGAGGTATCGGCATGACCGTATTTGCAGCCGGTCTTTTCCTTCTCGCCATACTGCCTGAAAATCCGACAAATATGGATATAGTATGGCGCCTGTTTATTTGTGGAGCCGGCTTCGGCTTATTCCAGACACCCAACAACAGCACTATTATCTCTTCCGCCCCATCCAACCGAAGTGGCGGAGCAAGCGGGATGCTGGGCACCGCCCGTCTACTGGGACAAACACTGGGAGCGACACTGGTTGCCATGATATTCAATTTAGTTCCCAACAACAGTACACAGGCTTGTCTATATTTAGCTACCGGATTTGCTATTGTCGCTGCAATAGTCAGCAGCCTGAGAATTTCACAACCACGCCCACTGAAAGGATTCAAATAA
- a CDS encoding RNA polymerase sigma-70 factor, with protein sequence MEMTTQIQNPDELLWKIAINDDKEAYRILFDLFYPALCLFAKRYVEERAVAEDLVQDVFVTLWESRKKIRVESSARNYLVVSVRNQCLNYLKREGYKQNYIDAYLAKNADQSDYDEFYLLTELQKLLDEALAKLPETYRLIFEMSRLENNSNTEIAEKLNIPLRTVERYKAKAIEILKKDLKDYLPLLLYFHLLS encoded by the coding sequence ATGGAAATGACTACTCAAATACAGAATCCTGATGAATTGTTATGGAAGATTGCCATAAACGATGATAAAGAGGCTTATCGAATACTTTTCGATCTTTTTTATCCGGCATTATGTCTCTTTGCCAAACGCTATGTCGAAGAGCGGGCTGTTGCCGAAGATCTGGTTCAGGATGTATTTGTAACTTTGTGGGAAAGCAGGAAGAAAATAAGAGTGGAATCGTCTGCCAGAAATTATCTGGTTGTCAGTGTCAGGAATCAATGCCTCAATTACCTGAAGCGGGAAGGGTACAAGCAAAATTATATCGATGCTTATCTGGCAAAGAATGCAGATCAGTCCGATTATGATGAATTTTATCTGCTGACCGAACTTCAGAAGCTTTTGGATGAAGCACTGGCAAAACTACCGGAGACGTATCGTCTTATTTTTGAAATGAGTCGGTTGGAGAACAATAGCAATACGGAGATTGCCGAAAAACTGAATATACCTTTACGTACGGTGGAACGTTATAAAGCAAAGGCAATTGAAATACTGAAAAAGGATTTGAAAGATTATTTGCCGTTGCTTCTCTATTTCCACTTATTGAGTTGA
- a CDS encoding HRDC domain-containing protein, with product MQMNQQFDLAFNFLQNTGTHLFLTGKAGTGKTTFLKKLKEVSPKRMIIVAPTGVAAINAGGVTIHSFFQLPFGPYIPSANREGNQSNNYMNKFSRDKINIIRSMDLLVIDEVSMVRADLLDAISDVLCRYKDRTKPFGGVQLLLIGDLQQLAPVAKEEEWNLLKEHYPSTFFFDSKALRESNYYCIELTQVYRQSDSSFINLLNNIRENRFDDDTLHCLNQRYIPDFTPDDGQGYITLTTHNYQAQQLNNRKLAELPGKSYTFNAEINNDFPEYSYPTDQHLELKCGAQVMFVKNDSSGEHRYYNGKIGKIVFINPNKITVVGEDGNEIQVEKETWSNVKYTINPETKEITETIAGTFSQYPLKTAWAITIHKSQGLTFDHAIIDASAAFSHGQVYVALSRCKTLEGLVLSSPITRNAMIKDLRIQEFSSTVAEKQPQKEQLELAQQEYFLELALELFNFESIQQRLQYAAYMVYTHLQKLYPELNTQYANTRDAFRSVITEVGGRFQQQLTRMITGNPNYREDEAIQERVRKGVTYFIEHIDSLCTSLEENSAVEIDNKESRKAVNNAVGKFTEELHLKQETLKACQNGFSVVGYLSAKAKASIEPPASTKKRSERSSSQTAKVEISSDILHPDLYNSIRNWRYELAVEKELPPYTILQQKALLGIVNTLPTNSKELLAIPGIGKKVIENYGSILLKLVDEFRKG from the coding sequence ATGCAAATGAACCAACAATTTGACCTGGCCTTCAACTTCCTACAGAACACAGGAACACACCTCTTTCTGACAGGAAAAGCCGGAACCGGAAAAACTACGTTTCTGAAAAAGCTGAAAGAGGTTTCTCCTAAACGTATGATTATTGTCGCCCCTACCGGTGTTGCTGCTATAAACGCAGGAGGTGTAACCATCCATTCTTTTTTTCAGTTACCTTTCGGTCCTTACATTCCTTCCGCTAACAGAGAAGGTAATCAAAGTAACAACTATATGAATAAATTCAGCCGGGATAAGATCAACATCATCCGGAGTATGGATTTACTCGTGATAGACGAAGTCAGTATGGTACGGGCCGACCTGCTGGATGCTATCAGTGATGTCCTTTGCCGTTATAAAGACCGAACAAAGCCATTCGGCGGAGTACAGCTATTATTGATCGGCGACCTGCAACAGCTGGCGCCGGTTGCCAAAGAGGAAGAATGGAATCTATTGAAAGAACATTATCCCTCCACCTTTTTCTTTGACAGCAAAGCGCTTCGGGAAAGTAATTACTACTGCATCGAACTGACACAGGTATATCGCCAAAGCGACAGTTCGTTTATCAATCTATTGAATAACATCAGGGAAAACAGGTTCGATGACGACACATTACATTGTCTGAACCAACGCTATATACCGGACTTCACACCGGATGACGGACAGGGATATATCACCCTGACCACCCATAATTATCAGGCCCAGCAACTCAACAACCGTAAACTGGCGGAATTACCGGGTAAGTCGTACACATTCAATGCGGAAATAAACAATGACTTTCCTGAATACTCCTATCCAACCGATCAGCACCTGGAATTGAAATGCGGTGCCCAGGTTATGTTTGTCAAGAACGATTCTTCCGGCGAACATCGGTATTATAATGGAAAAATCGGTAAGATCGTTTTCATCAACCCGAACAAAATCACCGTTGTCGGAGAAGACGGGAACGAGATACAAGTTGAAAAAGAGACCTGGAGCAACGTCAAATATACGATCAATCCCGAGACCAAAGAGATCACAGAGACGATTGCCGGAACTTTCAGTCAATATCCGCTGAAAACAGCCTGGGCAATCACGATCCATAAAAGCCAGGGATTGACTTTCGATCATGCTATCATCGATGCTTCCGCCGCCTTCTCACATGGCCAGGTGTATGTTGCCCTTAGCCGGTGTAAAACACTGGAAGGATTGGTTTTAAGCAGTCCCATTACCCGTAATGCCATGATCAAGGATTTACGGATACAGGAATTTTCCTCTACCGTCGCCGAAAAACAACCGCAAAAAGAACAACTGGAACTGGCGCAACAAGAATATTTCCTGGAACTGGCTCTCGAACTTTTCAACTTCGAGAGTATCCAGCAACGGCTGCAATATGCGGCTTATATGGTTTATACGCATTTACAAAAGCTATATCCGGAACTCAACACGCAATATGCGAATACCCGGGATGCTTTCCGTTCCGTGATAACAGAGGTCGGCGGACGTTTCCAGCAGCAACTGACCCGCATGATCACAGGCAATCCGAATTACCGGGAAGACGAAGCGATACAGGAACGTGTCCGAAAAGGTGTTACTTATTTTATAGAGCATATCGATAGCCTTTGTACGTCTCTGGAAGAAAACTCGGCTGTCGAAATAGACAACAAGGAAAGCCGGAAGGCCGTCAATAATGCGGTCGGCAAATTTACGGAAGAATTACATCTGAAGCAGGAGACATTGAAAGCGTGCCAGAACGGTTTTTCTGTCGTTGGCTATCTCTCCGCCAAGGCCAAAGCATCAATTGAACCGCCTGCATCGACCAAAAAACGTTCCGAGCGCTCTTCATCACAGACGGCAAAAGTGGAGATTTCCAGCGACATCTTACATCCGGACCTTTACAACAGCATCAGAAACTGGCGTTACGAGCTGGCCGTAGAAAAAGAGTTGCCTCCCTACACGATCCTGCAACAGAAAGCCTTATTGGGTATCGTAAATACATTACCGACCAACTCCAAAGAGTTGCTGGCTATTCCCGGAATAGGAAAGAAAGTCATAGAAAACTACGGCAGTATATTACTGAAACTGGTTGATGAGTTCCGTAAAGGATAA
- the truA gene encoding tRNA pseudouridine(38-40) synthase TruA, with the protein MNRYFIYLGYNGKNFSGWQIQPNGLTVQQCLEEALGTLLRRPVPVVGAGRTDAGVHARLMVAHFDWDEPLADPAFLAEKLNRLLPKDIAVYRVVPVKPEAHARFDATSRTYKYYVTTRKDPFNYDLVYRMNGKLDFEAMNEACKVLFDYIDFTSFSKLHTDVKTNNCRIYQAGWKQEGDVWVFTVQADRFLRNMVRAIVGTLLDVGRGKLTIDGFRKVIEAKDRCKAGGSVPGHALFLVNVTYPESLFEV; encoded by the coding sequence GTGAATCGTTATTTTATTTATTTAGGTTATAATGGTAAGAATTTCAGCGGATGGCAGATACAGCCCAATGGTTTAACCGTGCAACAATGCCTGGAGGAGGCTTTGGGTACGTTGTTGCGTCGACCGGTCCCGGTAGTCGGGGCAGGGCGTACGGATGCGGGAGTGCATGCCCGGCTGATGGTGGCTCATTTTGATTGGGACGAACCGCTTGCTGATCCGGCTTTCCTGGCAGAGAAGCTGAATCGTTTGCTTCCGAAAGATATTGCCGTTTATCGTGTGGTGCCTGTCAAACCGGAGGCACATGCCCGCTTTGATGCTACTTCGCGTACGTATAAATATTATGTCACTACCCGGAAGGATCCGTTTAATTACGATCTGGTCTACCGGATGAATGGGAAACTGGATTTCGAGGCGATGAACGAGGCCTGTAAGGTGTTGTTCGATTACATCGATTTCACCAGCTTCAGCAAGTTGCATACGGATGTCAAAACAAATAACTGCCGGATCTATCAGGCGGGATGGAAACAGGAGGGGGATGTTTGGGTGTTTACGGTGCAGGCGGATCGTTTCTTGCGCAATATGGTGCGGGCGATAGTGGGTACGCTGCTGGATGTAGGCAGGGGAAAACTGACAATCGATGGCTTTCGTAAAGTTATAGAGGCAAAAGACAGATGTAAAGCTGGGGGATCTGTTCCCGGTCATGCACTTTTCCTGGTAAACGTCACGTATCCCGAATCCCTTTTTGAAGTATAA
- a CDS encoding phosphotransferase enzyme family protein codes for MAKTKEELLNILDQFTLAEKVVSAEPFGNGHINDTLKVTNEKGEIKYVLQRINHLIFTNVDMLQNNINTVTTHIRKKLEAKGESDIDRKVLTFLPTKDGKPYYFDGDSYWRVCLFIPNSKSYEEVTPELSYEAGKAFGDFQSMLSDLPEGSLGETIPNFHNMEFRLQQFHDAVKANAAGRLEEVKDLIEEVEKRAEAMCIQERLYREGKLQKRTNHCDTKVNNMMFDADTDKVLCVIDLDTVMPGFVLSDIGDFIRTGANTGAEDDENLDNVNVNMDIFKAYTRGYMETAKAFLSPLEISLLPYGGRLLTYMQTVRFLTDYINGDTYYKIHSPKHNLIRTKAQFKLLQSLEEHAEEMDDFMKEWL; via the coding sequence ATGGCAAAAACAAAAGAAGAATTACTGAACATTCTCGACCAGTTCACACTGGCAGAAAAAGTTGTTTCCGCTGAACCTTTCGGAAACGGACACATTAACGATACGCTGAAAGTAACGAACGAAAAAGGTGAAATCAAATACGTATTACAACGTATCAACCATCTGATCTTTACAAATGTAGATATGTTACAGAATAATATCAACACTGTAACGACACATATCCGTAAGAAACTGGAAGCCAAGGGTGAAAGTGATATCGACCGTAAAGTATTGACTTTCCTTCCGACAAAAGACGGCAAACCTTATTACTTCGACGGCGACAGCTACTGGCGTGTATGCCTGTTCATCCCGAACAGCAAAAGCTACGAAGAAGTAACTCCCGAACTGTCTTATGAAGCAGGAAAAGCTTTCGGCGATTTCCAATCCATGTTGTCAGACCTGCCGGAAGGATCGCTGGGTGAAACAATTCCTAACTTCCATAATATGGAATTCCGCCTGCAACAATTCCATGACGCTGTAAAAGCAAATGCTGCAGGACGTCTGGAAGAAGTAAAAGACCTGATCGAAGAAGTAGAAAAACGTGCGGAAGCTATGTGCATCCAGGAACGTTTGTACCGTGAAGGCAAACTTCAGAAACGTACAAACCATTGCGATACAAAGGTGAACAACATGATGTTCGATGCCGATACTGACAAAGTGCTTTGTGTGATCGACCTTGACACCGTTATGCCTGGATTCGTTTTGTCGGATATCGGTGACTTTATCCGTACAGGAGCAAACACCGGTGCAGAAGACGATGAAAACCTGGACAACGTAAATGTAAACATGGATATCTTCAAAGCATATACCCGTGGTTACATGGAAACAGCCAAGGCATTCCTTTCTCCGCTTGAAATCAGCCTGCTTCCTTATGGCGGTCGTTTATTGACTTATATGCAGACTGTACGCTTCCTGACAGACTACATCAACGGCGATACTTATTATAAGATCCATAGCCCGAAACATAACCTGATCCGTACAAAAGCTCAGTTCAAACTGCTACAAAGCCTGGAAGAACATGCTGAAGAGATGGACGACTTTATGAAAGAATGGCTGTAA
- a CDS encoding YczE/YyaS/YitT family protein codes for MEIKELLKKYSVFILGLYFLAVGIVLIVRSTLGTTPISSVNYVLSLNTPFSLGTWTFIVNILLIMGQFWLIRKDRSRQDTIEILLQIPFSFIFSAFIDFNMILTSNLQPSSYGMAMGLLLVGCLVQSIGVVLEIKPKVAMMSAEAFVKYASRCYNKEFGKFKVYFDVTLVTLAVLISLMFTQGIEGIREGSLIAACITGYIVSFLNQKIMTKKTLYRLLSGLK; via the coding sequence ATGGAGATAAAAGAATTATTAAAAAAGTATTCGGTTTTTATTTTAGGATTATATTTTTTAGCAGTAGGTATTGTATTGATCGTACGCTCTACTTTAGGCACCACCCCTATTTCCAGTGTTAATTACGTATTAAGTCTTAATACACCTTTCTCGTTAGGGACCTGGACGTTTATCGTGAATATTTTATTGATCATGGGGCAATTCTGGCTGATCAGGAAAGACAGAAGCCGGCAGGATACAATAGAAATTCTTCTTCAGATACCTTTTTCATTCATCTTCTCGGCTTTTATAGATTTCAATATGATACTGACCAGCAATTTACAGCCTTCCAGTTATGGGATGGCGATGGGATTGTTACTCGTAGGATGCCTCGTACAGTCTATCGGTGTCGTACTCGAAATCAAACCCAAAGTGGCAATGATGAGTGCCGAAGCGTTTGTAAAATATGCTTCCCGTTGCTATAACAAGGAATTCGGAAAGTTTAAAGTTTATTTTGATGTTACATTGGTTACTTTAGCGGTACTAATTTCGCTCATGTTTACACAAGGGATCGAAGGCATACGCGAAGGATCACTTATTGCAGCTTGCATTACAGGGTATATCGTCAGTTTCCTGAATCAGAAGATTATGACGAAAAAGACGCTTTACAGGTTATTATCCGGTTTAAAATAA
- a CDS encoding type B 50S ribosomal protein L31: protein MKKGIHPENYRPVVFKDMSNNDVFITRSTINAKETIEIDGVTYPLVKVEISNTSHPFYTGKSTLIDTAGRVDKFMSRYGNRNKK, encoded by the coding sequence ATGAAAAAAGGAATTCATCCTGAAAACTATCGTCCTGTAGTATTCAAGGACATGTCAAATAACGACGTATTTATTACTCGTTCTACTATCAATGCAAAAGAAACTATCGAAATTGATGGTGTAACTTATCCATTGGTTAAGGTCGAAATTTCAAATACTTCTCACCCGTTCTATACAGGTAAGTCTACTTTGATCGATACTGCCGGACGTGTTGATAAGTTCATGAGCCGCTACGGTAACCGTAACAAGAAATAA
- a CDS encoding class II fructose-bisphosphate aldolase, giving the protein MVNYKDLGLVNTREMFAKAIKGGYAIPAFNFNNMEQMQAIIKAAVETKSPVILQVSKGARQYANATLLRYMAQGAVEYAKELGCENPQIVLHLDHGDTFETCKSCIDSGFSSVMIDGSHLPYEENVALTKKVVEYAHQFDVTVEGELGVLAGVEDEVSSDHHTYTDPEEVIDFATRTGCDSLAISIGTSHGAYKFTPEQCHIDPKTGKMVPPPLAFEVLDAVMEKLPGFPIVLHGSSSVPEEEVETINKYGGALKAAIGIPEEELRKAAKSAVCKINIDSDSRLAMTAAIRKTFAEKPAEFDPRKYLGPARDNMEKLYKHKILNVLGSDNKL; this is encoded by the coding sequence ATGGTAAATTACAAAGACTTAGGTTTGGTAAACACTAGAGAAATGTTTGCTAAAGCCATCAAAGGCGGATATGCAATTCCGGCTTTCAACTTCAATAACATGGAACAGATGCAGGCTATCATCAAGGCTGCTGTTGAAACAAAATCTCCGGTTATCCTGCAGGTATCTAAGGGTGCTCGTCAGTATGCTAATGCAACTCTGTTGCGTTACATGGCTCAGGGTGCAGTTGAATATGCAAAGGAATTAGGTTGCGAAAATCCGCAGATCGTTCTTCACCTGGATCATGGTGATACATTTGAAACTTGCAAGAGCTGTATCGATTCAGGTTTCTCTTCTGTAATGATTGACGGTTCTCACCTGCCTTACGAAGAAAATGTTGCTTTGACTAAGAAAGTGGTTGAATATGCTCATCAGTTCGATGTAACAGTTGAAGGTGAACTGGGTGTATTGGCTGGCGTTGAAGACGAAGTTTCTTCTGATCATCACACATATACTGACCCTGAAGAAGTAATTGATTTCGCTACTCGCACAGGTTGCGATTCTTTGGCTATCTCAATCGGTACTTCTCACGGTGCTTACAAATTTACTCCGGAACAATGCCATATCGATCCGAAGACTGGCAAGATGGTTCCTCCTCCATTGGCATTCGAAGTATTGGACGCTGTAATGGAAAAACTTCCGGGATTCCCTATCGTTCTTCACGGTTCTTCTTCTGTTCCTGAAGAAGAAGTTGAAACTATCAACAAATACGGTGGTGCTTTGAAGGCTGCTATCGGTATTCCTGAAGAAGAATTGCGTAAGGCTGCTAAGTCTGCAGTATGCAAGATCAACATTGACTCAGACTCTCGTCTGGCTATGACTGCTGCAATCCGTAAGACTTTCGCTGAAAAACCGGCAGAATTTGACCCTCGTAAATATCTAGGCCCGGCTCGTGATAACATGGAAAAACTGTACAAACACAAAATTCTTAACGTTTTGGGTTCTGACAACAAACTTTAA